ACAAGTGTGATTTGTATAGTCACTTTTTGTCTTGTGGTCAGGTGTTCAGTCTCTATCAGGACCCAATAGTAAATCAGTAGCTATTTTTCAAATGCAGAGCAGTTAGCAGTAGAGGAGGGCATGGCCTTACTCATAAGCCATAGTGATTTTTACAGTGATTCCTGCTGTGGCTTGTCATAGTTTTCATATTACTTCTCTGCCTGATATAGACATGAAATTTAGAATAGTATTGGGTCTGCTGGGGTCCAATAAGACCCAAGGGCTGGATCAACTTCCACTGCAATCAGAACCTGCTTCAAAGCTGTTTCTTGCTCTGAGCTTCATTCAAAAGTGCACCCTTACAAGGTTCCTGGTAGATGGGTCAGAGCAGCATAATCGAGTATGGTAAATATTGCCTTCAAAATTCAaagagactcaccaggcattttcCCTCTTCTTTATGGTAGATGGTACAAGTGCAGGGGGTTATATCCTATTTCATAAGGAATATACAGACATACTCCATACCCACTGGACACTTAGAACTTCAGCAACTAGAAGGTGCTTGAACTTCTCCAAGGTTTATCCCTTATCCTCTAAAATACATGTGTCCCACCAagacatttgtttctttgttatttcctacTCACTGGGTTCATATAGCATAATATCATCAATAGAATGGACCATTATATTGGGATATCAAGAAAATCAAGTAATTTCTAGACTGGTCATCATTGGTAGTAATTGATTTATACTTGTTCTATTACTAACTAATGTTGTTCACTTTGATCACTTGATTAAGATAGTATCTGCCAGCTTCTTCATTGTAAAGTTCATCCTTTCACCTTTTGTAATTGGTAAGTATTTTTTGAGGAGATACTTAGGAATTAtgtaaaaaaagtttatttacttatttatatcagtatgaactcatggtTTCCTATCTTATCTCAATAACTTTTTACTCTCATCTGATGCTCAGATTTTCACTGATTTGGCCAGCAGGAGTCCCTTCAGTCTGGCTTGTTTGTCCTTCTGATATGCCCTGTCAGTCTCTGAGCACTTTCTTGCTTCCTTACTGTCTGGAACAAAAGTTGTTCCAggcttattttatcattttcctgTCTACCCCTGCAATAAAACACTTGTTCAAGGTGCTCTGATTTCTTTTAGCAGAAACTAGTATTTAGAATATCTGGGTACTATGTGTGATCATTGCTTATAGGTCCTCTCAGCAGACAGCTAGGAAGTGTAtgtagaggggtgtgtgtgtatttatttctttagctGTCTACATATCtaaatgtgtgtatacatatgcacatTTATATctacacttatttatttttggtgaaaagatttatttattttagagagaaagagaatgtgtgaGTATGGGAAAAGTCAGAGGAAGAGgaatgagaatcttaagcagactcaatgctgagtgcagagcctgatgtaggccttaatttcacgaccctgagatcatgtcctgagctgaaaccaagaatcagatgctcaacagactgagctacccaggtacctctgtatttgtatgtatatatatttgttgtttctaCTGATTGATTTTTAAGTTCAATTATCCAACCTGTAGTACATCAttaagttttgatgtagtgtttaatgattcattagttgtgtataatacccagtgatCATCAGATCATACACCCTccttaagatgttatttttaagtaatttctacacctaacatggagctcaaactcacaactgtCTGAGAACAAGAGCTGCATGCTGTCCTATCTAATCTAGCCAGGTGCCTTTACACTTACTTTTAAATTGAAAACCATGAGTTCTCATCAATACCTTCAATTCCAACCCAATACCACAAGGCTCATTCTAgtctttttcctttcatattgGTAACTCTCTTCTCTgacagtgagaaacctggcttCATTTATCCTTCATAATTTCATTAGGCCATGTGCATGTAATCTGCATTTCTTCCATTACCTCTTCTTCTATGGAGATACCCTCCTAACCACACTCTGTCTTCAACACCTGATACCAGGCCACCTCTCTGCATGGATACCCTCCTTATCCTTCTTGGCCACTGACACCCTGTACCaggctatgtttttttttttttaaagattttatttatttatttgacagagagagattacaagtaggcagagaggcaggcagagagagagagaggaggaagcaggctccctgcagagcagagagcccgatgtgggactcgatcccaggaccctgagatcatgacctgagccgaaggcagcggcttaacccactgagccacccaggcgcccaccaggCTATGTTTTGTGGGCATACCCATTCTATCCCATTAAGTTTCTGATGTTGCACACTGCCTACCCCACCCCTCTTCCACTGTGTGAATGTGCTCTTAACTCCACATAGGTTTTGACATTACATGCCAGACCACCCCTCTGCAGAAATGCTTTTCACACCCTTCCCTACTCAGGTTCTAAACCCTCAATGCCAGGCTGTCTCTTTTCCcacatggatttttttgttttttacactgCTTTGGCTCTGATACCCCACGTCAGGCAACCTCTTCTGGAGGCATCATCCTAACTCTCTTTGAGTTCAAACACCCCTCTCTAGGCTGCTTCCTGACCTGTATGGAAATTGTCCTCATCTTCTATGGACTATCACATCACACTCCAGGAAGTCTCTCCCTTTCATGGATACTCTACTCACgcttcttggatatgacacctcACTCCAGACCTTACCACTGCATGTATGCCTTCCTTGCCTGGCTTGGGCTCTGACACCTTGCTTTAGGTTGCCACCTTACCCTCATGAATGCACTCTTCACCTTGTTCAGGATCTGACATCCTGTATGAGCCTGCCTGCCATCATGGACATCTTTCTTACTCTACTTGGGCTCTTATACTGCATGCCAAGTTGCAACTCTGTAGGCCTTCCTCATCCTGCCCAGTTCTAACTTCACATGCTGAGTTGTGCTCCAGTGTGGATACCCTCCTAATCCCACCTAGGCTGGGATATCCCAGCCAGACCACTTCTCCCATTAATACCTTTCTCATTCTACTTGGGCTTTGACACTGTCATCAGACCACTCCCTCTGCAAGGGGCTTTCATTTCTCATACCACACAGCCCCCTTCACTCCATGTGGACACTTTCCTCACTGTCCTTGGACTCTGATAGCCCATGCCAAGCCACCCCTCCTTGGGGATGCCCTTCTCGCCCTGCCCTGGCTGTGAGTCCCTATACTAGACTGACCTCTAGTATGGATACTCTCCTAACTCTACTTATGTGCCAGCACCCTATGTCTGGTCACCCCTCTACATGAACTCTCTCTTCTCCCTATTTTGGCTTTGACACTCCATGCTAGACTGCCTCCATATCTGCACAGGTGCCCTCCGTACCCTACTAGGGCTCCATAAACTTATGCCATACCTCCCTTACCTCACTCAGACTAtaactgcctgccctccagatgccTCCGTTGCTCTCTCCCCAGAAAATGGCTTTCAAAGGGAATTTCTCAggaatgggaaggaagaggaaggacatCAGTGCATGTTTTAAATGCCTTGGTGAGAGGAGTATTGTATGTGTCTTCAATACCAGGAGGTATTGTTAGGGGTAGATCCATTCCATTACATCCATTTCTCTGAACCTTTGGATTCTTTCTAAAGGATGTCAGAGAAGTTCAGGCATTTTGACATCAATGACTGCAGACCATCTCTGagtctaggcttttttttttttagtttttaacatttattgaggattCTTAACCAAATCTGTCCATATCATGATGGTTACAAACTTCCTAACTCTTCTCGACTGAGGCAGCCATCTTGCTCTTGCCGCATGCTGTTGTTGGAGGACCCTCCCTGCTTCAGATTTACCAACAGCATGAATCAAGAAAAGTTAGCCAAACTTCAGGCTCAGGTCCGGATAGGGGGCAAGGGTACAGCTCGCAGAAAGAAGAAGGTGGTACATAGAACAGCTACAGCTGATGACAAAAAACTCCAGAGTTCTCTAAAAAAAACTGGCTGTGAATAATATAGCTGGTATTGAAGAGGTGAACATGATTAAAGATGGTGGGACAGTTATTCATTTCAACAATCCCAAAGTCCAAGCTTCCCTTTCTGCTAACACCTTTGCAATTACTGGTCATGCAGAAGCCAAACCAATCACAGAAATGCTACCTGGAATATTAAGTCAGCTTGGTGCTGACAGCTTAACAAGTCTTAGGAACTTAGCTGAACAGTTCCCACGGCATGTGTTGGATAGCAAAGCACCAAAACCAGAAGACATTGATGAAGAGGATGATGATGTTCCAAATCTCATAGAAAATTTTGATGAGGCATCAAAGAATGAAGCTAACTAAAATTTTTTCTGGAGTTTGGAAACTGGCATGGACTAGATTTAACAAATCAGCTATGTGGTTCCAAAGTTTTACAGACATGGAGAATATCAACTGTTACTAGTtcagtaatataaatattttgtatattgataATGCTGTTCAGCATTTTTCGGTCATTTGATTTTGCATTTTGCACTTCCTCCAAGGATCTATTCTTTTGGTCAAAATACGAAGTATTGGTGCAGTTTGAGGGTGTTTTGGTGTTTGATtctcagttttctgttttgtttttttgttggggtatttttggtgtatgtgtgtatgtgtatgtatgcgtgtgggtatgtgtgtataCAGTGGAGAGCAAATTGGAAAACAGTTCTATTTATCCTCCTTCTTCCCCCagtagaaaataaagcaaatctttacatttg
Above is a genomic segment from Neovison vison isolate M4711 chromosome X, ASM_NN_V1, whole genome shotgun sequence containing:
- the LOC122896732 gene encoding LOW QUALITY PROTEIN: transcription factor BTF3 homolog 4-like (The sequence of the model RefSeq protein was modified relative to this genomic sequence to represent the inferred CDS: deleted 1 base in 1 codon), which produces MLLLEDPPCFRFTNSMNQEKLAKLQAQVRIGGKGTARRKKKVVHRTATADDKKLQSSLKKLAVNNIAGIEEVNMIKDGGTVIHFNNPKVQASLSANTFAITGHAEAKPITEMLPGILSQLGADSLTSLRNLAEQFPRHVLDSKAPKPEDIDEEDDDVPNLIENFDEASKNEAN